A genomic stretch from Primulina huaijiensis isolate GDHJ02 chromosome 14, ASM1229523v2, whole genome shotgun sequence includes:
- the LOC140956628 gene encoding uncharacterized protein At1g27050, with the protein MNSRKREKPYPSRHAPYSFPKRRRPLPLDATVGVDEVDKSSSSATSEKPQTTVVVIGVPSECSVLDLKSRFEIYGPISRTRMDPNGLAYVSFRSNDVAQSAVAAARDPDFPITLNSVPVQVIWASDPVSQRRGGVGQTSGLSSKLLRAEVPLSRYGRGNKLGSAIVNPREELNKDSSKYGVAKNGSKLDGGAAIGNSGLDGSIKGREIVAYDDIL; encoded by the exons ATGAACAGCCGGAAGAGAGAAAAGCCCTACCCTTCCCGCCACGCCCCTTACTCCTTCCCTAAACGCCGCCGTCCTCTACCCCTCGACGCGACCGTCGGTGTGGATGAAGTGGACAAATCTTCTTCCTCCGCCACGTCAGAGAAGCCTCAGACGACCGTGGTCGTGATTGGTGTGCCCAGCGAGTGCTCGGTGTTGGACCTGAAATCTAGATTCGAGATTTACGGTCCTATATCTAGAACGCGCATGGATCCCAATGGTCTCGCTTATGTGAGCTTCAGATCCAACGATGTGGCCCAATCCGCTGTCGCAGCGGCCCGAGATCCAGATTTTCCGATCACACTAAACTCAGTCCCA GTACAGGTGATTTGGGCGAGCGACCCAGTTTCACAACGGAGGGGAGGAGTTGGACAAACAAGCGGGTTATCGTCGAAGCTCTTGCGAGCAGAAGTCCCTTTGAGCAGGTATGGGAGAGGCAATAAGCTAGGGTCAGCTATTGTGAACCCTAGAGAAGAACTTAATAAAGATAGCAGTAAATACGGTGTTGCGAAAAATGGTAGTAAACTTGATGGTGGTGCTGCCATTGGTAATTCGGGTTTGGATGGGTCGATCAAGGGAAGGGAAATTGTTGCTTATGATGATATTTTGTGA